AGACCGTCGAGCAAGATACAACCTCCACCGTTCGAAGATGACTCAGGAAATGCCAGGGCTGCGCCATTTGGGGAGACTTTATATACCCCGACGCTCGCCACTATGTGGTATCCTTACGCGCGATCAATAGAAAATAGTCCCCGACGAAAACGTTCATTAACATAATTTTCGCGAAGCTTTTGAAAAATACGTTTATCTAATCAACTGTTAAAGGTAGCAGCTTCAGTTTTAGCAGTAAATTTTGTAGTTATTTACGAATCCTGTTAAAATTcggtaattttataaaatagttTGCTGCGTAGGAAGGTGCTATGCGGTCAGCCCTCCCCACCAATCGCGTGCCTTCTCGTGCGACGCTGTGTTCTTCCGTTGCGGATAATACCAACGTTGCCAAGTTTCTTCGCGTCGTTTCGATCAATATTATagctttcattatttttaacaaacttcCCAATTCTCCAATTGCTTCTGAACGTAACGTATTACATACGTTAACACATTTTCAAGAGTGGACGGTAAATCTATTAATAATGCATTTAAACTTTGTGTATTAAAGGTTTCTACTGTAATTTTCGCAACGTTTAGCAAACGTTGTTTCAGTAATTTTAAAGTACAGGACGAAATAAGTTCTCTGTAGGATAAACGACTTACAAAACAACGCATTTATTATGATCGTAGaatgaaaataaatgtaaattctAGAAAGGTTCCAAGGGTGCAGAGATAATGACATCGAATAAAGTTTAATATGCATGTGGGTATAATTCAATGATATCTAAAGCGTGTAGCCTTTTTTTATGAATACAGATATAGAAGAAAAATCGTTATTAGCAACATAATTGtagatatatgtacatataattgTACAGAAGCAAAAATACATGATGCCGTAGAAATcacgaaacgtggcaacgctggtCAGGGTAACTGTTGTATACATACACCCAACAATAAAGAAAGGACGCTTTCCTTTTGGCGTATTGTATTATTTCAAAACCAAAAAGCTGTTATTGAATAGGTAAAAACCGAATGATTACAATGTAACTtaataaagaaaagaatttctcaTACATTATTTGAATATAAAGGGATCGAAGTAACGTCGGGGAGTAGCGACgcataaaattgtatttattataaatacagTTTATTACAATGTTTAACAGAAATTCACGTTTGCCCTTGAATCCACAGTTTATTAATCCATATCATGGCCTACGTGGAAACACGCGCGTATGACGTGTGGTACCTTTATTTTTATCATGATGCAATGAGGTATTAAAACGTGCTCTATGACTAACGAATGACGCAGTTAATACGTTCTGAAGTCTGTAGAATTTCCTTATAGACACTCTCGTGTGTTTCAtcgatattattataatttaacttttacATCTACTCTATTTTCATTGTAATTCTATATAATTTAGGTCGTAGTTTATTTGTAATTTACTAGAATTTTTACGAGGATGAACAATTAATATTAACAATTCGATTGTTTTGGGTAAAATAAAATATGAGAAAGTGTTGaacgaaaatataattttttgtaacatgtttattatatatacatCTTTCTTATTAAATAGAATAAACAATCAAGTATATATTTTGTTCCTATTTGGTCTGTATTCAAATAATACACATCTTTcttgtacatacatattaagtaataaataaaCAACAAAATCTGCTGTATGTACATGGAATATTTGATGGCATTCTTTTAGTATTATCATTGCACAACACATTTGTACAATTAGTAAGAAAAGCATACACCACGTAATATGTATAAAGGCCTCTGAACATACAATCATTTGGTACTTTGGTCATTTGGCATGCAAAACTTATATCAGacatatttatttgcatattttatacAAGAATATTTCGTACAATgttccttgaaattattttattccgcAAAAATAATTATGATGCATTCTGTTTTCCAAAATAACATTTAATTACATCATTGAATTTGGTaacatattaaatttaaataaaagtatattCCTCCTAAAGAAGTTATTGTTAAAAAGCATAAAACTCATCGTTTAGAAGGGAGTCTAGGGAATCTTTTAtatcaaaatttaatgctccTAGATATATGTAATATATAGACAACTTAAAAAGTGCCCATTGTTTAGCTATAGAAAACTTCCATTTTGACCATGGACTCGTACAAGATTTCAGTTTCTCTCCATATACAGAATATATACAACATTTCGACATTTCCATCATTCCTGACATTCTAGCTTCCGTATTCAGAGAACATTCGATGCAGCGCACAAGATCATTAGTTTTCAGaattagtaacatttgtctATTCACCCTATCTAATACATGACTAATTTCTGTTAATAAATGAGGTATTTCCTTTTgaaattctttcttttcttctacaTTATATTTCGTTTTTCGTATACCAGCCATAATTGTATTCCAAGATCTACCCGATATCATACAAGCCAGTAACCCATACAAGTCTGCGACGCCCAACTTAGCGCAATGTGTCTGCATCGCAGCTTTATCACCATCTAGTATTGCTAACCAAAGCTTTGAATATTCCCACCGGAATTCGTTAGAAAGATTTGCGTACAACCCATGATCTAGAAGTACTATCTCAGCTTCGTTATCTCTTTTTCTAACCAAAACGTTACCAGGGTGTGGGTCAGAGTGTACAAAGCCCACGACAAATATCATGCGACTGTAAAGCCTGCCTAATTTACTGCTAACTTCATATGGATTTAAATGATTGTTCTGAATGTATTTCAAATCATTAACTTGACCTCCTTCTGCGAATTCCATTGTTAGAACGCGCGGCGTCGAGAACTCCCAATATATATTTGGTATTTTTAGCCAATGATAATGTGAAAAtaactttctaattttttcagcatttttcccTTCCTGCGTGAAGTCTAATTCTCGAGGAATATTCTTTTTAGTTTCATCGACGAGCCACTGGAATTTAAAGTCAGGAAAGACTAGCGACGTTAATTTTACCAAAGCCGACATAGTCTTTATATCCACGTAAGAATTAGTTTTCACAGATCGATGTTGAATTTTAACAGCAACAACGTCGCCATTCTTTAATACAGCTTTATGAACTTGTGCTAAACTGGCGGTACCTAGAGGTACGGGATCGATAGattcaaatatttcatatgGATCCTTCTTAAGGTCTTCTTTAAGAACAGTAAGCACATCTTGAAAAGATGATTGAGGCGCAGAACTGTGCAATACTCTCATAGTACTAACATATTCCAGTGGTAATAAATAATCTAGCGCACCTATATGCTGACCTACTTTTATGTAAACGCCTTTGTTCGCACAGCAGAGCTCTAAAAGCCTGTCTGCTCCGTATTTGTGCACTTTTGATGTTAAATCCAGATACTCTGGAGTACCAGGGCCTAATCCACTTCCATACAATTCATTCTTATAATGTTTACCTATTATAAAAACAGTAAGCGCAGCACGTCCCAGCCGTACGATACCTATAGATCCTAAATCGTATTCATTGGCTCTCCAAGATGCCAAGGTGCCTAATCCGATTGCTCCAAGCGCAGCTGCTTTTAATAATCTTCTAGACACAAACATTGTTGATGGCTTGATAATCGAAAACTAATGTTCTTGTCCAATTTTGCACAGTAATCCTGAAACTAAGCATTAGATATAAGAATATACCTGAATTATGGCATATCTGTCACTTGATAGTAAATTACCTTCGAGTGGAACTGTAATGCTTCCTGGGTTGGTAATCTTTTACAATATGCAAATAGAGATACGGAACAGATGTTATATAATGTATTTGCGCCTTCTGATTCAGAAATTGTTCATAAATTTCGAAATCTAGAGAGTAACCTATTAGATCAGCTGACTATGtacataacaaaaatataatcgaAATTCTCTATTCCAAGATTACATTTGtcagaatattttaattttcgaacATTTTCTTCCAAAACACCCAGCTAATTGTGCCAAATGTTCCTCTAAATGTTTGGTTTCTCGGGAAAAGTGACATGATGTAACCTGTATTCATGCATACACTATTAACCTTTACCCACGTGGAATGACGGAAAATTTGCATAAAACTACGATTTCCCGTTAGATTCCGACAGCTTTTCATATTATCATTACATAAGGCAAACGCTAAGGAACTTGGACGTTCTATGGGAATCATTAAATTTAGTCTTTTGTCGAAATTATTACAGAAAAATTTTGCGAAATGTAATTTCTATGAAGtagaaaatttatttgtgtattGTTTATAATTCTGTAGATTTACAAATATAACAGTGCTAATTAATATATAcgtttatatctatacatatatattttatattaacatttcAGTCTACACCTATGTTACCACAATACCATAcagtaatatttacatttacagtGCTTAATTGTGTATTATAAATTAGATTATATCACAATAGTAGACGTTTCTTTCAACTGTACAAAGATTACGGATGCATTGCTCGACCAGACGCATGTTCTATCAgcgctttctgaaataaattgtaCCGCTTCAATTAATTAATATGCAATGGAGTATATTACTTAATTTTAGCATTATCTCTTGTTCCGTGGTTTACCTTTATCATTGGAAGCGCATTTGTTAATTGTAATCCTAAGCTTCTAGCTAGGACAACAGGAGTGGCTGTTCCTTGGTACAACCGATGTAACGCATCGATAGCAAGCATAGTTGGAACATTGTATCGTTGCCTTAATGtttcatatttctttaaatacatCATATCGCCCAGAAAGGCACCGTTTATAACAGCTTCTGCAAGAAGTTGGACTAATATCGTTATATCTCCAAAACCTAAGTTCACACCTTGACCAGCTAATGGATGGACTCTATGTGCTGCATCCCTAAAATGTTCAAATGAAAATCATTATCTAATGTATTGTACAAGATAAATGCCACgttcgttaataaaatattagagTATAATATATGTTTCCACTAGTTATTACTTGTTTACTTACCCAATCAAAACAGTTCCTGTTCGAACATAAGACACCGAATGACCAAATTGTAAAGGAAAAGCTGCGCGGGATCCTTCTATAATAGCTGACACAGACGGTTGTAATTGCCTCATCACGCCCGTTTGTAACGATAAACTTTCGAGCACCTGTTGAAGTCCTCTCATACCAGTTTCAACTATACCAGTTTTTGGATACACTTTCCACAAAGCATCGTTTATCCTGTCGACAAACTCTTCTTCTGAGACTTTTAAAAGTCTTCTTGCTTCTTCTACTGGTAACGACCACACTAGCGAACTGAGAGAATCTGTTAACTGTAATGAAAACAGCGGCATCAACAAAGTGCATTAATGAATTCTCTTTGATTTATAAAAGTACAAAACTTACTGGAAGTAATGCTATTGGACCCGTTGGAAGAAATCTTTGCCACGCGACAGTATTTTCTGTGGGCTGAATCAGAAATGTAATTAGTACGGTTTCGAAAGGAGTTGAacaataattttacaataataCAATTCTTACCTCTGATAGTTTGAGAGTAGCAACTACGCCTAATTGATTGTAATTCCATTTCACATATTGTGTGTTCATGGCTTGTCGTACCAATGAATTTACACCATCTGCTCCAATCTGCAATAAATATTCGATAAGATATAGGTATCGATATGAATAATTGATTGCAACCAAGTTTATTGCATCGTGATAGCGAACAACAATGTAATAGAGGATTTAATAGAGTAATGTTAGGTAGAGATTCCAGCATTATGCTGTAGGAAGGGGAAGACCTAAGAGGCCAGCAAACATGTCTGGAAATAACTTCAGTTTTGTGCCACATTTCAGTGGAAGTAGTGAATGGTCTTTTAAACGGCTTTAGACTTGACCTTGCCAGAATTTATTACGTTTTACACATCTATAGTATCTTTCCTTATACATTTAATTGttcattttaaacatttaagcttTGTGATTTTGTATACACAGTAACTATATGTTCTATTAAAAGAATGTAGCGTAGTAATTTGACTCCTTAGGTTTTAAACTATAGCATGTACACATATTAATAAtacgaagaaagagaaataacATACAGATACATTTACTTCCTCAAAGGATGTTGTTATCAGTTACACCAAAGAGTATGCTTTAAAAGTGAAATTGTGCAAAGTGTACATATAATATTCTCCACTGTTCTCTAGTGTTAATAGCAACAGGAATATTCTGAGAAGGCAAGATTGTAGCAGAAGAAATTCCCTCTTGTTACACACTTACGCCAGGAAGTAGTGTGAGCTAAATATATGCCAGTTCTGTTTTATAAACACCAAGGAACATGTGTGGTCCTGTTCTGAACCATGCAGGCaacttaaatagtttttaagcaCTCGAGAGTGAAGTTAGATATTGGACACAACATGCAGGTATTATAGAGATACAGATTTttatatgtttaaaaaatagaaaaaccacAGCTGCATATAATGCAACTTCTCAGATCATTAAATATTGAttggaaaagaagaaatataaaaagaCATGTCGATACTAAGGAAAAAGCCTCTTTTAAGAAGATTTCTAAGCAGTCGCATTTCACAAGAAGAACCGAAGGCGGAAGATACAGTGGCAACACCGTCTATTGTTATTCATGATACAGTAAGTATGGAAAGAAAGTTTCGTATCTGTGTTATTTGTTCGCTATATGTAATTTCAGGGAAACAATGAGCTTATCTGGATGAATGATATCGAAGAAAATATTAGTGTGACTTCTGAAGACAGCAATGAATCTATTGCCTTTCATATAAGAGAAAAGCAAATAACGAATCAACAGCCATGGAATAAAGAGGAAATTGTTTTTGCGTTGTCCAATCTTccagcaggagaacatgcactTGGTGTCATTTCTACTCTTCAGGGCGATGTGCTGCGTAAAGCTTTAGATGAATTTTTAAGTATCGCTTGTAATGAAGTGAAGCGTGACGTTCCGAAAGCTTCTATGCAGTCGTTTGCAAATGGGTACAATAATCTATACATTTGTAATCATAACAATTATATTCAGTGTAATTCGATTCCTGTTTAATAGGCGTGTTCAACATACATTACTAATTACGAATGTAAGTGTTCCACAACTTTTTGTGAGATGGCCAAGCACTTGTCTTCTAGTTTCATGCTTCTTGGGCCAAGTAGAAGTAGTGAAAGCTTTATTGAGCAAAAATGCGAATGTTTCGGCTAGAGATAGCGATGGCaggtataaaattaaatatcgaaACGATCGGCTTCTGACACACTGATATACTGATCTTCTAGGACGCCGTTACATTTAGCTGCTTGTGCGGCTTCGGTAAAAATTATAGAAGAATTATTGAAGTTTGGCGCGAACCCGTGCGAATGGGACTTTAACAAGACATGTACACCATTACATTGTGCCGCCGCTACTGGAGACATTGCTACTGTTAAATGCTTAATAAAATCACGTGCAGATGTAAATGCTGGACTGTCTGGGAAAAGTCCTCTTTACTATGCTGTTCTAAGCAACGCAGAAGACTGTGTTGAAGCTTTATTACAAGCAGGTGCTTGCCCTAACAATCCACAGGTATTACAAGTATTATTCACAATCCAATTTTTCATTTGCTTCGAATAAACAATGGCTGCGTAGGTTTACACAGAAACACCATTGCACGTTGCGGCTAGCTTGGGTTCAGTTACAtgcacaaaattattattacggTACGGAGCAGATGTGAGGGTTCAATCTGGTTCTATGAGATCGACACCGTTACATTTAGCAGCCGAAGAAGGTAGcgcagaatgcacaagattatTGATAGATGCTGGTGCGATGTGCGAAGCAAAAAATTCAAGAGGCCAAACGCCAATACACTTAGCAACTTTGTCCCAAGCAGCAGAAACTATAGATATACTTATAAGTACTGGTGCTAAGATCAACGTAGAAGACAACGACGGTCGCACTCCATTACACGCTGCAGTTGCAAAGGCTACCCGAGGAATAGAGCTAGTGAAGATTTTGATACAGGTTCATTTACTGATTGAAATCATTACACTGAGAATGTATAACAACTTAACGATATATACTTTTGTCTTCCTTCTGTTCTAAAAGGCTGGTGGTTTAATAAACAGCGCGGACAAATTTGGATATACACCGTTGCATATTGCGGCATTAAACGAAAGTTCATCGACGGTGATAATATTACTATCAAAAGGAGCAGATGTTACTGCCAGAACGAAGGGCGGTGTTTCTGCATTAAGTTTTATCGTGCGCAGGACACCGGATGTACTACCGCGATTTATCTCGCGTCTGGACCACGCCATTTCTTTACACGATCACGAATTGGGTGACGTAGATTGCGAAATAAGATTAGACTTTAGACCACTGGTGCCAGGTGGCAGAGGGGAAGCAGATTTAATGCTATGCCTCGTAGAGGTCGGGCAAAGACACCTACTGAAACACCCTTTGTGCGAAAGCTTTCTGTACTTAAAATGGTTGAGAATTCGTAAATTTTTCTTGTGCagtttaatatttcatttcattttcgtTGCATTTTTTACGGCGTATATTGTTGTAACGTATTTTTGGAACATTGAGAAACTTAGGAAAGTACTCTTTTGGCCAGTACTGATATTTACAGTAACTTTGGCAAGTAAGGAATTCTTT
This region of Andrena cerasifolii isolate SP2316 chromosome 4, iyAndCera1_principal, whole genome shotgun sequence genomic DNA includes:
- the Adck1 gene encoding aarF domain containing kinase 1, with translation MFVSRRLLKAAALGAIGLGTLASWRANEYDLGSIGIVRLGRAALTVFIIGKHYKNELYGSGLGPGTPEYLDLTSKVHKYGADRLLELCCANKGVYIKVGQHIGALDYLLPLEYVSTMRVLHSSAPQSSFQDVLTVLKEDLKKDPYEIFESIDPVPLGTASLAQVHKAVLKNGDVVAVKIQHRSVKTNSYVDIKTMSALVKLTSLVFPDFKFQWLVDETKKNIPRELDFTQEGKNAEKIRKLFSHYHWLKIPNIYWEFSTPRVLTMEFAEGGQVNDLKYIQNNHLNPYEVSSKLGRLYSRMIFVVGFVHSDPHPGNVLVRKRDNEAEIVLLDHGLYANLSNEFRWEYSKLWLAILDGDKAAMQTHCAKLGVADLYGLLACMISGRSWNTIMAGIRKTKYNVEEKKEFQKEIPHLLTEISHVLDRVNRQMLLILKTNDLVRCIECSLNTEARMSGMMEMSKCCIYSVYGEKLKSCTSPWSKWKFSIAKQWALFKLSIYYIYLGALNFDIKDSLDSLLNDEFYAF
- the Coq6 gene encoding ubiquinone biosynthesis protein COQ6, mitochondrial, translating into MASFMKAVTCRGILMPIPKKYKYVAPNAAAVVTRHCYATKQNDENYDVIITGGGMIGTTLACAIANNRRLECKSILLLEGGKKLEYKPEQYSNRVVALNPQTRMLLSSIGAWQHIEAARYCAVRKMQVWDASSDAMIEFNEGNLANEIAYVVENDLLLHAVNKQLEEKENVNVIYASEVENIKLPKTQGDNAEVQLQNGNKYKTKLLIGADGVNSLVRQAMNTQYVKWNYNQLGVVATLKLSEPTENTVAWQRFLPTGPIALLPLTDSLSSLVWSLPVEEARRLLKVSEEEFVDRINDALWKVYPKTGIVETGMRGLQQVLESLSLQTGVMRQLQPSVSAIIEGSRAAFPLQFGHSVSYVRTGTVLIGDAAHRVHPLAGQGVNLGFGDITILVQLLAEAVINGAFLGDMMYLKKYETLRQRYNVPTMLAIDALHRLYQGTATPVVLARSLGLQLTNALPMIKKALIEHASGRAMHP
- the Pyx gene encoding transient receptor potential channel pyrexia — its product is MSILRKKPLLRRFLSSRISQEEPKAEDTVATPSIVIHDTGNNELIWMNDIEENISVTSEDSNESIAFHIREKQITNQQPWNKEEIVFALSNLPAGEHALGVISTLQGDVLRKALDEFLSIACNEVKRDVPKASMQSFANGRVQHTLLITNVSVPQLFVRWPSTCLLVSCFLGQVEVVKALLSKNANVSARDSDGRTPLHLAACAASVKIIEELLKFGANPCEWDFNKTCTPLHCAAATGDIATVKCLIKSRADVNAGLSGKSPLYYAVLSNAEDCVEALLQAGACPNNPQVYTETPLHVAASLGSVTCTKLLLRYGADVRVQSGSMRSTPLHLAAEEGSAECTRLLIDAGAMCEAKNSRGQTPIHLATLSQAAETIDILISTGAKINVEDNDGRTPLHAAVAKATRGIELVKILIQAGGLINSADKFGYTPLHIAALNESSSTVIILLSKGADVTARTKGGVSALSFIVRRTPDVLPRFISRLDHAISLHDHELGDVDCEIRLDFRPLVPGGRGEADLMLCLVEVGQRHLLKHPLCESFLYLKWLRIRKFFLCSLIFHFIFVAFFTAYIVVTYFWNIEKLRKVLFWPVLIFTVTLASKEFFQMAHGMSSYVKGWENWLQWSVVLVSSIVLITPVQNWQHHAAALGILLIWIELMMVVGRFPMFGLYIQMFTQVSINFFKFLGAYMCLIIGFSLGFCVLHKNYKSFNNPLVGLLKTIIMMSGELEFEDVFFDEDASILYSGTAHLMLLSFVILVTVILTNLMMGLAVSDIQELRRCAGLDRLVRRAELVAHLESMLFSKLLDYAPNKIMKACRKGALLLQPPHHCAIHIRPNDPREKRLPRDLIKAVYRLVSERKQNGFRRNTNTTETNNPRLSRLYSMTSTSDNQQLNELGAELRKCIYNISTHLDNLTNKVDSIARDYGN